The following is a genomic window from Methanoplanus sp. FWC-SCC4.
CCCCAGTGCGGCGCATCCGTTGTGTACTGTATGGCGTAATGATGACCATCGTTCCCGCCGTCATGAATGGATGCAATTACCTGAGTCTGCTGAATGAAATTTTTCGGAACACCCCCGCCCACATAGATGACACCTGTTCTTTTGGATGATTCAACAATCCCCGTAATTTCATCAGTATCGGCAATCTGATCCACAGAAACGTCTATACCACGCCTTCTCGCCATTAAAAGTCCTATACCTATTGACGAGTCACAAAGCGCCGGAATGAAAACAGGAACGTCATTTGCGGCACACTCTGACAATACTGAACTTTCAGAAGGATTTTTTTCAGAAAGCCATTTCCCAAGACGAAACGTCAGATCACGGGATGATGAATTGTAAGGTGCAAGCGCGTCTGCAAATTCCGATATTGCGGTATCAACACTTCTGAATTCCTCTTCATAGGCAAAAACGTCATAAATGCGGTCAATACCTTTTGAATACAGCTCTGCATCATCCACATGATGATATCCACGATAGTGGTGAATCCCAAGATGTTCACAGGCATCATGAAACATGTTGGCGCCGGTTGATACAATTACATCCACATAGCGCTTTTTCACAAGTTCCTTTATACATTCCTGCATACCGGCAGGAATCATTGCACCGGAAAGACCCAGCATTATAGTACATGATTCATCCTCTATCATCTGTGTCCATACATCAAGAGATTCTCCAAGTTTTCTGCCCTGAAATCCGGTGCGCCCCATACCTTCAAGCAAAGAGGCAACTTCATTCACAGGTACAACAGGTTCTATTCTTTTCATTGAATTGTCAGAAATTGGGTTTTAATAATATTATAATGTGCCAGATATGCAACAGGATCATTCCCTGTCATAAAGCACATGGAATCCGGATAAACCTAAAAAAATGATGTTGGTTTTTTAAAGAGCCATCACAAGGGCATCTTTAAAGATAATGCCTGCGA
Proteins encoded in this region:
- a CDS encoding deoxyhypusine synthase, which produces MKRIEPVVPVNEVASLLEGMGRTGFQGRKLGESLDVWTQMIEDESCTIMLGLSGAMIPAGMQECIKELVKKRYVDVIVSTGANMFHDACEHLGIHHYRGYHHVDDAELYSKGIDRIYDVFAYEEEFRSVDTAISEFADALAPYNSSSRDLTFRLGKWLSEKNPSESSVLSECAANDVPVFIPALCDSSIGIGLLMARRRGIDVSVDQIADTDEITGIVESSKRTGVIYVGGGVPKNFIQQTQVIASIHDGGNDGHHYAIQYTTDAPHWGGLSGCTFEEAISWGKEKPGCRNVQCFCDATISVPVVVSGLIGRNPVRSNIPDVLGFMK